Proteins encoded by one window of Gemmatimonadota bacterium:
- a CDS encoding SDR family oxidoreductase — MDLSGKTALISGSSRGIGKGIALEMARSGADVAVNYFRHREDGEEVADKIRAMGRRAVVIGADASDRSAVDEMVEQTAEELGGPDIVVANAYYSTREPFLEMDVDELRKTYDVSLFGAFHVAQSGARKMVAGGKGGSILFISSVMSFLPFPTSLAYSSAKAGMNHMAAIIALELLEHRIRVNVIEPGWTDTPGERQYSTEQELEEGGRRLPWGRMGTIEDLGKAATFLSSDAADYITGEVLRVDGGFWLKRGTASIKE; from the coding sequence ATCGACCTTTCAGGCAAAACGGCGCTGATCAGCGGTTCCTCCCGCGGGATCGGCAAAGGCATCGCACTGGAAATGGCCCGCTCCGGTGCGGACGTGGCCGTCAACTACTTCCGCCACCGGGAGGACGGCGAGGAAGTCGCGGACAAAATCCGGGCCATGGGGCGGCGTGCGGTCGTCATTGGCGCGGACGCTTCGGACCGGTCCGCGGTGGACGAGATGGTGGAACAGACAGCCGAGGAACTCGGCGGACCCGATATCGTCGTGGCCAATGCCTACTATTCGACGCGGGAGCCCTTTCTCGAGATGGACGTGGATGAACTGCGGAAAACCTACGATGTCAGCCTCTTCGGCGCGTTTCACGTGGCTCAGTCCGGCGCTCGGAAGATGGTGGCCGGAGGGAAGGGCGGCAGCATCCTCTTCATCAGTTCGGTCATGTCCTTCCTGCCTTTCCCCACTTCGCTCGCCTACTCTTCGGCCAAGGCCGGCATGAACCACATGGCGGCCATCATCGCCCTGGAACTGCTGGAGCACCGCATCCGCGTGAACGTGATCGAACCCGGGTGGACCGACACGCCGGGCGAGCGGCAGTACTCCACGGAGCAGGAACTCGAGGAAGGCGGCAGGCGGCTTCCCTGGGGCCGGATGGGCACGATCGAGGACCTGGGCAAGGCCGCCACTTTTCTTAGTTCCGACGCCGCAGACTACATCACCGGGGAAGTCCTGCGCGTAGATGGTGGATTCTGGCTCAAGCGCGGCACGGCCTCCATCAAGGAGTGA
- a CDS encoding sugar phosphate isomerase/epimerase has product MAASKIAVTLYTLRDFVQTPADIADTLKKVKSIGYDHIQLSALGPVDPAELGSMIRDAGLHVCATHVPFERLQDEPNKVIEEHRLWGCEHIAVGSMPRSYWDDPDGFSRFAADASAVALRLKKAGMSFSYHNHHTELVRVGGRTGLAILVEDSDPALCFEIDTYWIQYGGGDPIHWIERVSNRCPVIHFKDLGVSGREQMMAEIGEGNMNWPGIVAACETAGAQWYVVEQDTCAGDPFDSIAISFRNMTAMGL; this is encoded by the coding sequence ATGGCTGCAAGCAAAATCGCCGTTACGCTCTATACGTTGCGCGACTTCGTGCAGACGCCGGCCGACATCGCGGACACCCTGAAGAAAGTCAAGTCCATCGGCTATGATCATATTCAGCTTTCGGCCCTCGGTCCCGTCGACCCCGCGGAGCTTGGCAGCATGATCAGGGACGCCGGCCTGCACGTCTGCGCCACGCACGTGCCCTTCGAACGGCTGCAGGATGAGCCGAACAAAGTGATCGAGGAGCACCGCCTCTGGGGTTGCGAGCATATTGCCGTCGGGTCCATGCCGCGGTCCTACTGGGACGATCCGGACGGGTTCTCCCGGTTCGCGGCGGACGCGTCGGCCGTGGCGCTCAGGTTGAAGAAAGCCGGCATGTCCTTCAGCTACCACAATCACCATACGGAACTCGTGCGCGTAGGCGGACGGACGGGCCTGGCCATCCTGGTGGAAGACAGCGACCCCGCCCTGTGCTTCGAGATCGACACCTACTGGATCCAGTACGGCGGGGGCGATCCGATCCACTGGATTGAACGGGTAAGCAACCGGTGCCCGGTCATCCACTTCAAGGACCTGGGCGTGTCGGGCAGGGAACAGATGATGGCCGAGATCGGCGAGGGGAACATGAACTGGCCCGGTATCGTCGCCGCCTGCGAGACCGCCGGAGCCCAGTGGTACGTGGTCGAGCAGGATACCTGCGCCGGCGATCCCTTCGACAGCATCGCCATCAGCTTCCGCAACATGACCGCCATGGGACTTTGA
- a CDS encoding sulfatase-like hydrolase/transferase, which yields MASSRPNVLCILTDDQGVWAAGCYGNGEIRTPHIDRIAETGVRLDRFFVATPVCSPSRATLLTGRIPSQHGVHDWIRGGNVGEGAASYLEGETAYTDVLAAHGWRCGLSGKWHLGNSTLPQHGFSHWFTHQFGGGPYNDAPMVRNGVPVTEPGYVTNVITEDALAFIDRHANQDDPFYLGVHYTAPHSPWSGHPQDIVDSYDDCPFDSCPQEPVHPWAIGLTRECMGDRESLKGYFAAVTAMDLDVGRLLDRLDHHGIREDTLVVFLSDNGFSLGHHGFWGKGNGTSPLNMYENSILVPALVSQPGRLPEGAVQQAMISAYDFMPTLLSYLDLPVPWDRNLPGRNAVDAWMCRSAWPVRAASSGSGRDDRAAPMNRDDRAASSDAGRDHVVVFDEYGGTRMIRTESWKYVHRYPYGPDELYDLENDPDERANLADDAGYAGRRRSLRGELEGWFERYADPDQDGRARPVSGAGQLRPIGGAWDDDSPAFEQLKS from the coding sequence ATGGCATCATCACGACCGAATGTGCTCTGCATCCTCACCGACGACCAGGGCGTCTGGGCGGCGGGCTGTTACGGCAACGGGGAAATCCGCACGCCGCACATCGACCGGATCGCGGAGACCGGGGTTCGCCTCGATCGGTTCTTCGTGGCCACGCCCGTCTGCTCCCCCAGCCGCGCGACGCTGCTGACCGGGCGGATCCCCTCCCAGCATGGCGTGCACGACTGGATCAGGGGAGGCAATGTGGGCGAGGGCGCGGCTTCCTACCTCGAGGGAGAAACGGCGTATACCGATGTGCTCGCGGCCCACGGCTGGCGATGCGGCCTCAGCGGCAAGTGGCACCTGGGCAACAGCACCCTGCCCCAGCACGGGTTCTCCCACTGGTTCACCCACCAGTTCGGCGGCGGTCCGTACAATGATGCGCCTATGGTCCGGAACGGCGTCCCGGTCACTGAACCGGGATACGTTACGAACGTCATCACCGAAGATGCGCTGGCCTTCATCGACCGCCACGCCAACCAGGATGATCCGTTCTACCTGGGCGTCCACTACACCGCGCCCCACAGTCCGTGGAGCGGCCATCCGCAGGATATCGTCGATTCCTACGACGACTGCCCCTTCGACTCCTGCCCCCAGGAGCCCGTCCACCCCTGGGCCATCGGCCTGACCCGCGAGTGCATGGGTGACCGGGAAAGCCTGAAGGGCTATTTCGCGGCCGTCACGGCCATGGACCTCGACGTCGGCAGGTTGCTGGACCGGCTCGATCATCACGGCATCCGCGAAGACACCCTGGTGGTCTTCCTGAGTGACAACGGTTTCAGCCTGGGACACCACGGATTCTGGGGCAAGGGCAACGGAACCAGCCCGTTGAATATGTACGAAAATTCCATCCTGGTGCCAGCGCTCGTCAGCCAGCCTGGGCGACTGCCCGAAGGCGCCGTGCAGCAGGCGATGATCAGCGCCTACGATTTCATGCCCACGCTCCTGTCCTATCTGGATCTGCCCGTTCCCTGGGACCGCAACCTGCCCGGGCGAAACGCCGTGGACGCCTGGATGTGCCGGTCAGCTTGGCCAGTTCGGGCGGCCTCGTCCGGTTCCGGCCGGGACGACCGGGCCGCTCCGATGAACCGGGACGACCGGGCGGCTTCGTCCGATGCCGGCCGGGACCACGTCGTGGTATTCGACGAATACGGAGGCACGCGCATGATCCGCACCGAATCGTGGAAATACGTGCACCGGTATCCCTACGGACCAGACGAACTGTACGACCTGGAAAACGATCCCGACGAACGGGCGAATCTCGCGGACGATGCCGGTTACGCCGGCAGGCGCCGGTCACTGCGCGGCGAGCTGGAGGGCTGGTTCGAACGCTATGCCGACCCGGACCAGGACGGCCGGGCCAGGCCGGTCTCCGGCGCCGGCCAGCTAAGGCCCATCGGCGGCGCATGGGATGACGACTCGCCGGCTTTCGAACAACTGAAATCGTGA
- a CDS encoding dehydrogenase, whose translation MIRTGIVGYGLAGRLFHAYLVSRTEGLQLTAVASRDPERRAQARRDWSADTHETLTDLLADDGIQLIILATPHHTHASLAIEAMEAGRHVVVDKVMCMSAAEAEEMIAVSRRRGVMLSVFHNRRWDWGYLTVRKAIEDGLLGDPFLVERAVHRFRASRGWRTSRADSGGLLFDWGAHLVDQGLQLLAGRPSSVLCNGHKRLWKGDIEDHVTCTLYFESGAEYRMEISNLSHISKPHWYVLGTRGSLVKTGLDPQEDWMKKGRIEDAVEAPEDRVRVVAERDGEAEETILDPVKGSWVDYYRNIAAVLSEGAELAVQPLEMLELMKVLDAAEESLETGRVVSFS comes from the coding sequence ATGATACGAACGGGCATCGTAGGCTACGGACTGGCGGGACGGTTATTCCACGCCTACCTGGTTTCGCGGACCGAGGGGCTGCAACTCACCGCTGTGGCCAGCCGAGATCCTGAACGCCGTGCACAGGCGCGTCGGGACTGGTCCGCGGATACCCATGAGACGCTGACCGATCTACTGGCGGACGACGGCATCCAGCTGATCATCCTGGCCACGCCTCACCATACCCATGCATCCCTGGCCATCGAGGCCATGGAGGCCGGTAGACACGTCGTCGTCGACAAGGTCATGTGCATGTCGGCCGCCGAAGCCGAGGAGATGATCGCGGTCAGCCGGCGGCGCGGGGTCATGCTGAGCGTCTTCCACAACCGCCGCTGGGACTGGGGATATCTGACGGTGCGCAAGGCGATAGAGGATGGCCTGCTTGGTGATCCCTTCCTGGTCGAAAGGGCGGTGCACCGGTTTCGGGCCTCCAGGGGCTGGCGGACGAGCCGGGCGGACAGCGGCGGCCTGCTTTTCGACTGGGGCGCGCACCTGGTCGACCAGGGGCTGCAGCTGCTGGCCGGCCGTCCCTCATCGGTCCTCTGCAACGGCCACAAACGCCTGTGGAAAGGCGACATAGAAGATCATGTCACCTGCACGCTGTATTTCGAATCAGGTGCCGAATACCGGATGGAAATCAGCAATCTTTCGCATATATCCAAGCCCCACTGGTACGTGCTGGGCACTCGGGGATCCCTGGTAAAGACGGGACTCGATCCGCAGGAGGATTGGATGAAGAAGGGCAGGATCGAGGATGCGGTGGAGGCACCCGAAGACCGTGTACGGGTGGTAGCGGAACGGGACGGGGAGGCGGAGGAAACGATCCTGGATCCGGTGAAAGGCAGTTGGGTGGACTACTACCGGAACATCGCGGCCGTGCTGAGCGAAGGCGCCGAATTGGCCGTCCAGCCTCTTGAGATGCTGGAGCTCATGAAGGTACTGGACGCTGCCGAGGAATCCCTGGAAACCGGCAGAGTTGTTTCGTTCAGTTGA
- a CDS encoding DUF1611 domain-containing protein: MQTRRMVILTEGQLGTFSSKTAASLVRYKSDETVAVLDSVHAGKRLEDVLEVGTGIPIVATLQEAMAFEPTSLVIGIATPGGVLPDAWREVIHEAIEHGLEVVNGLHTFLNEDEAFARHAGRKGVRLWDVRQPPGDLDIGRHRVHGLPNLRVLTVGADSSIGKKIAAIEIDRAAREAGWDSEFVATGQTGIMIAGSGIAVDTVAADYISGAAERLVLEHKHRELLVIEGQGTILHPSYSGVSLGLLHGAAPQALVLCHQPGRDVMRNLPVAVPSYTELITAHESIARPLFPCRVVAVSLNCFGMSMDDARREVDRVEGETGLPATDCVKFGCGPIVEALAPLKPGTRNTS; this comes from the coding sequence ATGCAAACCAGGCGAATGGTAATCCTCACCGAGGGCCAACTGGGCACGTTCTCCTCCAAGACGGCCGCGTCGCTGGTCCGCTATAAGTCGGACGAGACCGTGGCGGTGCTCGACAGCGTGCACGCCGGCAAGCGGCTGGAAGACGTGCTCGAGGTGGGTACGGGCATCCCGATCGTGGCGACGCTTCAGGAAGCGATGGCCTTCGAACCGACCTCGCTGGTCATCGGCATCGCGACGCCCGGGGGCGTTTTGCCCGACGCCTGGCGGGAAGTCATCCACGAGGCCATCGAGCACGGGCTCGAGGTGGTGAACGGGCTCCACACTTTTCTCAACGAAGACGAGGCGTTTGCCCGGCATGCCGGGCGAAAAGGCGTGCGGCTTTGGGACGTGCGGCAGCCGCCCGGGGACCTGGACATCGGGCGGCATCGGGTCCACGGCCTCCCCAACTTGCGTGTACTGACCGTCGGCGCCGATTCCAGCATCGGCAAGAAGATCGCCGCGATCGAAATCGACCGCGCGGCCCGCGAGGCAGGCTGGGACAGCGAGTTCGTGGCCACCGGGCAGACCGGCATCATGATCGCCGGATCGGGCATCGCGGTGGATACCGTGGCGGCGGACTACATATCTGGCGCGGCGGAAAGACTCGTGCTGGAACACAAGCACCGTGAACTGCTGGTCATCGAAGGGCAGGGCACGATTCTGCATCCTTCCTATTCGGGCGTATCGCTCGGTCTGCTCCACGGCGCGGCGCCGCAGGCCCTGGTACTGTGCCACCAGCCGGGGAGGGACGTGATGCGCAACCTCCCCGTGGCCGTGCCATCCTATACGGAACTGATTACGGCCCACGAGTCCATTGCCAGGCCTCTGTTCCCCTGTCGGGTCGTGGCCGTATCGCTCAACTGCTTCGGCATGTCCATGGACGATGCAAGGCGGGAGGTGGACCGGGTCGAAGGGGAGACCGGGCTACCGGCGACGGACTGTGTGAAATTCGGTTGCGGTCCCATAGTCGAAGCGCTTGCACCGCTGAAGCCGGGGACGAGGAATACCTCATGA
- the hisD gene encoding histidinol dehydrogenase: protein MRILSAEEAGSSILRRRPLNEAMHSPEIEARNREMFGEPLTTEQAVARIIDDVKENGDDAIRRYARLLDGNALEAFEVTRSEIDEAAASLPSGLRDALETAAGRIRTFHARQPGGSWTHWDEEGGTGQIVRPLDRVGVYVPGGGAAYPSSLLMAVIPARVAGVREVVVVTPPGRDGAVPPAVLAAASVAGSDKVYRIGGAQAIAAMAHGTATVPRVDKIVGPGNVFVTLAKRLVYGIVDIDQLAGPTETLLIADETARPDLAAADLLAQAEHDTMASAILITPSSTLALSVQQAVEDQLTELDRADTIRSSLAQHGGIVLVSDLAAAAELANSYAPEHLCLLLADPWPLVDGIQNAGGIFVGEHSSEALGDYVTGPSHIMPTGGSARFHSPLSVRDFLKITSLFAVNEKAEKRLGPAAIRLAEAEGLSAHAMAIRRRLSKDRNED, encoded by the coding sequence ATCCGGATACTGTCCGCCGAAGAAGCCGGATCGAGCATCCTGCGGCGTCGTCCGCTGAACGAGGCCATGCACTCGCCGGAAATCGAAGCACGGAACAGGGAGATGTTCGGCGAGCCCCTGACGACGGAACAAGCGGTAGCCAGGATCATCGACGACGTCAAAGAAAACGGGGATGATGCGATCAGGAGATACGCCCGCCTGCTGGACGGAAACGCGCTGGAGGCCTTCGAGGTTACCCGGTCCGAAATCGACGAGGCGGCCGCATCGCTGCCATCCGGGTTGCGCGATGCCCTGGAGACCGCGGCCGGCCGCATACGGACTTTCCACGCGCGGCAGCCGGGCGGGTCCTGGACGCACTGGGACGAAGAGGGCGGTACCGGCCAGATCGTCCGGCCGCTGGACCGGGTGGGCGTTTACGTACCCGGAGGAGGCGCGGCCTATCCTTCCTCGCTGCTGATGGCCGTGATCCCGGCCCGGGTCGCGGGCGTCCGGGAAGTCGTCGTGGTTACGCCGCCCGGCAGGGACGGCGCAGTGCCGCCCGCCGTGCTGGCCGCGGCTTCCGTGGCAGGCTCGGACAAGGTCTACCGCATCGGCGGCGCCCAGGCGATCGCGGCGATGGCCCATGGCACCGCGACCGTTCCCCGTGTCGACAAGATCGTGGGTCCGGGAAACGTCTTCGTGACCCTGGCCAAGCGCCTGGTGTACGGGATCGTGGATATCGACCAACTCGCCGGCCCCACCGAGACCCTGCTCATCGCCGACGAGACGGCCAGACCGGACCTCGCGGCGGCCGACCTGCTGGCGCAGGCCGAGCACGATACGATGGCGAGCGCCATATTGATCACGCCGTCCTCCACGTTGGCCCTGTCGGTGCAGCAGGCCGTGGAGGACCAGCTGACCGAGCTGGACCGGGCGGATACCATCCGTTCATCCCTGGCACAGCACGGAGGGATCGTGCTCGTATCGGACCTTGCAGCGGCGGCCGAACTGGCTAACAGCTACGCACCGGAGCACCTGTGCCTGCTGTTGGCGGATCCCTGGCCGCTGGTGGACGGCATTCAAAACGCCGGGGGGATCTTCGTGGGAGAACATTCCTCCGAGGCCCTGGGCGACTACGTTACCGGCCCCAGTCACATCATGCCCACCGGAGGCAGCGCCCGGTTCCATTCTCCCTTGAGCGTTCGCGATTTCCTGAAGATCACCAGCCTGTTCGCGGTCAACGAAAAGGCTGAGAAACGGTTGGGACCGGCCGCGATCCGGCTTGCAGAGGCCGAAGGCCTGTCGGCACACGCCATGGCCATTCGACGTCGGCTTTCGAAAGACCGGAACGAGGACTAA
- a CDS encoding dienelactone hydrolase family protein produces MAEKPYGRRYAMPVTFTAFIILAVAALAIHGQQIPYAPTSESEIPEAIIGKAGAPRGGDLAYFDEDQATRGYLAEPEGPGPRGAVILIHEWNGLVDRVRQVADALAAEGYVALAADLYSGRTGSNRDENMALVRETLDDMDKIIRNLDAAAAYLRSRQDVNGKIGAMGWCYGGGVALSYALGGENHDATAIFYGRLLDDPERLSAIHHEIYGTFAGLDRGPSPEQVERFVAALREAGVENDVHIYDDVNHGFWLYVERDPKNEEPALDAWERLKAYLKRTIGSD; encoded by the coding sequence ATGGCCGAAAAACCATACGGCAGGCGATATGCGATGCCCGTTACGTTCACTGCTTTCATCATTCTCGCCGTTGCGGCGCTGGCGATCCACGGGCAGCAGATACCGTACGCGCCGACGTCCGAGAGCGAGATCCCCGAAGCCATTATCGGCAAGGCCGGCGCACCCCGCGGCGGCGACCTGGCTTATTTCGATGAAGACCAGGCGACCAGGGGTTATCTCGCCGAACCGGAAGGGCCGGGTCCCCGGGGCGCCGTCATCCTGATCCACGAATGGAACGGCCTGGTGGACCGTGTCAGGCAGGTGGCCGACGCGCTGGCCGCGGAGGGCTACGTAGCCCTGGCGGCCGACCTGTATTCGGGCCGGACGGGTAGCAACCGCGACGAGAACATGGCGCTCGTGCGGGAAACGCTGGACGACATGGACAAGATCATCCGCAACCTGGACGCGGCGGCGGCCTACCTGAGATCGCGGCAGGACGTAAACGGCAAGATCGGGGCCATGGGCTGGTGCTACGGCGGCGGAGTCGCCCTGAGCTACGCCCTGGGCGGCGAGAACCATGACGCCACCGCCATCTTCTACGGGCGCCTGCTCGACGATCCCGAAAGACTCAGCGCCATACACCACGAGATTTACGGCACCTTCGCCGGACTCGACCGCGGTCCCTCTCCCGAACAGGTAGAACGCTTTGTGGCCGCGCTTCGTGAGGCCGGCGTGGAGAACGACGTGCACATCTACGACGACGTCAACCACGGGTTCTGGCTGTACGTGGAGCGCGATCCGAAGAACGAGGAACCCGCGCTGGACGCCTGGGAGCGGCTGAAGGCCTATCTCAAGCGCACCATCGGAAGCGATTGA
- a CDS encoding phytanoyl-CoA dioxygenase family protein gives MDSFEQALAEIDTFGFTLLPEVLSVSQVDILRNALIRVAEAHGEAGYENRGGTSLLVRNLPTLDPVFLQVIDHPVVLPVLERMLDKTLVLGSLSSRIVRPGDGYQDFHSDIPQHMLNPVSPVMMNTIWMLDDFDEAIGGTRIVPGSHKSGWAGPPEGMEVPHVYQPEATAGSVLIFNGQCWHGGGANTTDRNRHALFGHYRKSMLLFQLDPHDGFRDEWFAELSPRQKQLLRMHKGVGARHAADDHLL, from the coding sequence ATGGATTCGTTCGAACAGGCTCTCGCCGAAATCGACACCTTTGGCTTCACCCTGTTGCCCGAGGTACTGTCGGTTTCCCAGGTAGACATCCTGCGCAACGCGTTGATCCGCGTCGCCGAAGCGCACGGCGAGGCCGGTTACGAGAACCGCGGAGGCACGTCGCTGCTGGTACGGAACCTGCCTACCCTGGACCCGGTGTTCCTCCAGGTCATCGATCACCCCGTCGTCCTGCCCGTCCTGGAACGGATGCTGGACAAAACCCTCGTGCTGGGCAGCCTGAGCTCCCGCATCGTTCGGCCGGGGGACGGCTACCAGGACTTCCACAGCGACATACCGCAGCACATGCTAAACCCGGTTTCCCCCGTGATGATGAACACCATCTGGATGCTGGACGATTTCGATGAGGCGATCGGCGGTACCCGGATCGTCCCCGGTTCGCACAAGAGCGGGTGGGCCGGTCCGCCGGAGGGCATGGAGGTTCCGCACGTCTACCAGCCCGAGGCTACCGCGGGCAGCGTGCTGATCTTCAACGGCCAGTGCTGGCACGGCGGCGGCGCGAATACCACCGACCGAAACCGGCACGCCCTGTTCGGGCATTACCGCAAGTCCATGCTCCTCTTCCAGCTCGATCCCCACGACGGTTTCCGGGACGAGTGGTTTGCGGAGCTTTCGCCCCGGCAGAAGCAGCTTTTACGCATGCATAAGGGCGTCGGCGCCCGTCATGCGGCAGACGATCATCTGCTTTAA
- a CDS encoding phosphoribosyl-AMP cyclohydrolase, translating into MATSSVSDHLEEGSKESLDFSKLRQIAGIQEDVLPVVVQDSTTKEVLILAYINRLALDESLKTGIATFWSTSRNELWVKGATSGNALGIDEIRVNCEQNSVVYLVTPQGGGACHTKDSDGQYRTGCYYRRINDAGDLEFS; encoded by the coding sequence ATGGCGACATCATCAGTATCCGACCACCTGGAAGAGGGTTCGAAGGAATCCCTCGATTTCTCGAAACTCAGGCAGATCGCGGGCATCCAGGAGGACGTCCTGCCGGTGGTCGTTCAGGATTCGACTACAAAGGAAGTGCTGATCCTGGCCTACATCAACCGCCTGGCCCTGGACGAATCCCTGAAGACCGGGATCGCCACATTCTGGAGTACGTCGCGGAACGAGCTTTGGGTGAAGGGCGCCACATCGGGAAACGCACTGGGAATCGATGAAATCCGCGTGAACTGCGAGCAGAATTCCGTGGTCTATCTCGTGACGCCCCAGGGCGGTGGAGCCTGTCATACGAAGGACAGCGATGGCCAGTACCGGACCGGTTGCTACTATCGGCGGATAAATGACGCTGGCGATCTGGAATTCAGTTGA
- a CDS encoding phytanoyl-CoA dioxygenase family protein produces the protein MKQADLAFFRQNGFINLGKVLADEEVDRFLNLFDEDRRRYPYFWHPYGHHQEANYDALITTPAFDGLIRHPAIYGTIEELMGDPLCFGEIGLRSMGPYKGEFHQRWHRDKVHWLDHPLRMDYIQLIVYFTDVAEDTHCFSISPEGVDQPVLKESSAQLERGVYDLHGPAGTCALFNVSVLHTATTRPTRAVRKTAQIYYGHRDRDPLANDSGIPATLWRDSDDPETRAFYGVLNERTKLYMAAFGR, from the coding sequence ATGAAGCAGGCCGACCTGGCGTTCTTTCGTCAGAACGGATTCATCAACCTCGGAAAGGTCCTTGCGGACGAAGAGGTAGATCGTTTTCTGAATCTCTTCGACGAGGACCGCCGCAGGTACCCCTATTTCTGGCATCCCTACGGCCACCACCAGGAGGCCAATTACGACGCCCTTATCACCACGCCGGCCTTCGACGGACTGATACGCCATCCCGCCATCTACGGCACCATCGAGGAACTGATGGGCGATCCGCTCTGTTTCGGAGAAATCGGACTGCGGTCCATGGGACCGTACAAGGGGGAGTTCCACCAGCGCTGGCACCGCGACAAGGTCCACTGGCTCGACCATCCCCTCCGCATGGACTACATCCAGCTCATAGTTTATTTCACCGACGTGGCTGAGGATACCCACTGCTTCTCCATCTCGCCCGAAGGGGTCGATCAGCCTGTTTTGAAGGAGAGCAGCGCGCAACTGGAACGGGGCGTCTACGACCTTCACGGACCCGCGGGCACCTGCGCCCTGTTCAACGTATCGGTGCTCCACACGGCCACGACGCGTCCCACGCGGGCCGTGCGGAAGACCGCGCAGATCTACTACGGCCACCGGGACCGGGACCCGCTGGCCAATGATTCGGGGATTCCAGCCACCCTCTGGCGGGACAGCGATGACCCGGAAACTCGGGCCTTCTACGGCGTTCTGAACGAACGCACCAAGCTTTACATGGCGGCTTTTGGTAGGTAG
- a CDS encoding SDR family oxidoreductase → MSAQRVAVITGAGRGMGAAIARNLAGQGWAVSLLSPSGAAESLAGELGGIGVTGSVTDEADLKKLVDLTMDAHGRIDGVVNSTGHPPKGDLLDIPDEDWHEGLDIVFLNVVRMARLVTPTMTDQGGGSIVNISTYAAFEPEHYFPVSTAFRAALASYTKIYADNHAGDNIRMNNILPGFIDSLPESEAFKSRIPMGRYGTVEEIAETAAFLLSPGSGYITGQNLRVDGGITRSV, encoded by the coding sequence ATGAGTGCGCAACGAGTAGCGGTCATTACGGGAGCGGGACGCGGCATGGGTGCCGCCATCGCGAGGAACCTGGCCGGCCAGGGGTGGGCCGTCTCGCTGCTGTCCCCCTCCGGTGCGGCGGAATCGCTCGCCGGGGAATTGGGCGGGATCGGCGTGACAGGGTCCGTCACGGACGAGGCCGACCTGAAGAAACTGGTTGACCTTACCATGGACGCCCACGGCCGCATCGACGGCGTCGTCAACAGCACGGGGCATCCGCCCAAGGGCGATCTCCTGGACATTCCGGACGAAGACTGGCACGAGGGACTGGACATCGTGTTCCTCAATGTGGTCCGCATGGCGCGACTCGTCACGCCGACCATGACGGACCAGGGCGGCGGATCGATCGTAAATATCTCGACTTACGCCGCCTTCGAACCGGAGCATTACTTTCCCGTATCGACCGCCTTCCGGGCGGCCCTTGCGAGTTATACGAAGATTTACGCCGACAACCACGCCGGCGACAACATCCGGATGAACAACATCCTGCCGGGGTTCATAGACAGCCTCCCGGAATCGGAGGCCTTCAAGTCGCGCATTCCCATGGGACGCTACGGCACCGTGGAAGAGATCGCGGAAACGGCCGCTTTCCTGCTGTCGCCCGGCTCCGGTTATATCACCGGCCAGAACTTGCGCGTCGACGGGGGCATCACCCGGTCGGTCTGA